The genomic segment cttctctttatgaATTTCCAGCTATAGGCAGCAATGGGTGCATTCCTGGACAAGCCGAAGACGGAAAAGCATAGTGCCCACGGGGAGGGCAATGGGCTGCGTTATGGCCTGAGTTCCATGCAGGGTTGGCGGGTAGAGATGGAGGACGCTCACACAGCTGTGGTGGGTCTCCCTCATGGACTCACCGACTGGTCCTTCTTTGCTGTCTACGATGGCCATGCAGGCTCTCGGGTGGCCAACTACTGCTCCGGTCACCTGCTGGAACACATCTTGTCAGGTGGGGCCGACTTTGCTTCAGGGCCGGGCTCTGTTGAAGGCGTCAAGGATGGCATCCGCTCGGGGTTCCTGAACATTGATGAGTACATGCGCAGCTTCACTGACCTGCGGCAGGGCCTGGACCGCAGTGGATCAACAGccgtgtgtgtgttgctcagcCCAACCCACCTCTACTTCATTAACTGTGGTGACTCGCGGGCCGTGCTTAGTCGGGATGGCAAGGTGGGCTTCTCCACCCAGGACCACAAGCCCTGCAACCCCCGTGAAAAGGAGCGCATCCAAAACGCCGGCGGCTCAGTCATGATTCAGAGGGTAAACGGCTCCCTGGCTGTGTCCCGAGCCCTCGGGGACTACGACTACAAATGTGTGGATGGTAAGGGCCCCACAGAGCAGCTGGTGAGCCCTGAGCccgaagtgtgtgtgttggagcgGGCGGCCGAAGGAGACGAATTTGTGGTGTTGGCATGTGATGGAATCTGGGATGTCATGTCCAACGAGGAGCTTTGTGAGTTTGTCCGCTCACGACTCCTAGTGTGTGATGATCTGGAGAAGGTCTGTAACTCAGTGGTGGACACCTGCCTACACAAGGTAAGCTTTTTTCACCTATATCTAAAATACATTGGAGACGAAAGTGTCTAAAGAGTTTTTAACTCTTTCAACTTTTCAGCCTGCCTTACGTCTTAGTTAGATTTTGCTTGCATGTAAGATGAGAACTTGAAGTTGTAGTTGAAATTTAGTGTGCCATATCGGTCAGGATACTGTAGCATGTGGGAGTTGAAGGTTTAATACGTTTACGTTTACTCCTGCATGTTATTTAGTATtaataaagaatatttttgtTCAGTTCTTTGCTTTGACTGATGAATAAAGAGCTTGGTAATGAGGGCTTAGTATTGCTAGGTTTGCATCAGTTCCCATTCAGATCTCACTTCTGCTTATTAAATCTCTCTAATGGAGAGaactgagaaaaacactgcagacacaaaATTGATTTTCTACTCAAAAAGAGTAGGAACAGAATCTAAATATAGATGCTGAACCGTTTGACTATGTTGACCAAACTGTAACCTTTCATAGCGAGAGATCAGATGGATCACATGTTAAATAATGCATTAATGCTTTCAAATGAGCCCTTGTCCATTGGCCTTCTCAGC from the Anabas testudineus chromosome 19, fAnaTes1.2, whole genome shotgun sequence genome contains:
- the ppm1bb gene encoding protein phosphatase 1bb isoform X2, translated to MGAFLDKPKTEKHSAHGEGNGLRYGLSSMQGWRVEMEDAHTAVVGLPHGLTDWSFFAVYDGHAGSRVANYCSGHLLEHILSGGADFASGPGSVEGVKDGIRSGFLNIDEYMRSFTDLRQGLDRSGSTAVCVLLSPTHLYFINCGDSRAVLSRDGKVGFSTQDHKPCNPREKERIQNAGGSVMIQRVNGSLAVSRALGDYDYKCVDGKGPTEQLVSPEPEVCVLERAAEGDEFVVLACDGIWDVMSNEELCEFVRSRLLVCDDLEKVCNSVVDTCLHKGSRDNMSVVLVCLPGAPKISEEAVKKEEELDKYLETHVEGLLANCGESGVPDLVSVLRSISTENIPNLPPGGGLASKRSVIEAVYNKLNPHREEEGAFAGGEEEEESEEGGGSTAAHLLEALRQFRLQHRGQYRTVLEESLATYHLRGESAEESRRTSDNDDDNDGQEQPASPPSPPSPPPSPATAESEASQDVSAPESDPSSD
- the ppm1bb gene encoding protein phosphatase 1bb isoform X1, translated to MGAFLDKPKTEKHSAHGEGNGLRYGLSSMQGWRVEMEDAHTAVVGLPHGLTDWSFFAVYDGHAGSRVANYCSGHLLEHILSGGADFASGPGSVEGVKDGIRSGFLNIDEYMRSFTDLRQGLDRSGSTAVCVLLSPTHLYFINCGDSRAVLSRDGKVGFSTQDHKPCNPREKERIQNAGGSVMIQRVNGSLAVSRALGDYDYKCVDGKGPTEQLVSPEPEVCVLERAAEGDEFVVLACDGIWDVMSNEELCEFVRSRLLVCDDLEKVCNSVVDTCLHKGSRDNMSVVLVCLPGAPKISEEAVKKEEELDKYLETHVEGLLANCGESGVPDLVSVLRSISTENIPNLPPGGGLASKRSVIEAVYNKLNPHREEEGNAGELEDPW